ttcaactcgttttcaacattttccaaaaggCTCAActttttctcactttctgttttattcgtctcgtatttcagtttcatttcctCCAAAGTTTTTCTCACTTTCCTGGTCTTGGTCACATATCTCCACTTTTCTTTCACGTGCTTTGATGCAGGACACTTCCTGGTACATGAAGTGCAGCGGCCATCTTCCATCACCTCACAGTCTTCAGGTTTCCAGGTCAGTGTGCATCCAGGATAGTGACAGTTCTCCTCACAGACAGtgcagcaggtagctccaccaTACCAAAACAACCACATCCCACCACCGATGGCTTCCTTTTCTTTGTAGACCTCATCAACTTCTACAGTGAACTCCTCGTTCTTCTTCATCTCGTCTTCATGTTTCCTCAGAGCGCTTTGAGTCTGTTGGATTTCTGTCTGCTTCAGTTCAGTCAGTTCGATTCTCTCTCGCAGGTTTTGGATGCAGGCTGTCAGTCTGATCCGGTCATTCAGGACTTCCACAGTTATCTTCAGTTTCTGAGGAGCAGTTTTTTTGAGGAACGCTGTGAACTCTTTCATTCCTCCCTCTGATATTTGAGCAGAATCCTTCAGGTGATCTTTGTGCTGTGATCTGTCTTCATCTTGCAGGttattaaacaggaagtgaacggGCTGATTCTTCTCATTTTTGGCACATTTAATTTTTGCTGCTTCGAGAGCCTGGAGAACATTTCTTGGATTTATtccatgtgagtgtgtgaccAGAGCTACGATGCTTTTCTCCAGGTCATTTCCAAACAGTGACATCACCGAATCAAAGACGTACGTCAGTCGGTCACTCAGTCGATTATCACTCGCCTTTATCACCAGACCCACTGCATGAACTTCATGAACTCCATCCTCTGATCGAAACAAGTCCAATAATCTGtgactgatgatgtcatcatgttcGAGCCCTCTGGTGTCTCCATATCCAGGAGTATCGATGATGGTCAGAGAGTAGGGCAGACTGGGCACGTTTTTAGCTTCAAATCCAAAGATCTCGTACACGATCACATCCGACGTCTGACTTTCTGACTGACTTCTGTTCTCCTTCTTTACGATCTCAAACCAGACTTTATCCTTCCACTTCACTCCCATGCTGTAGTTGAACAGAGCGTTGATCAGAGTCGATTTTCCGGCTCCTGATTCGCCAACAAGTACGATGGTTTTATTTGTcttgttcagatttttttctccaaCAGTCATTCTGGTCAGAGTTCCAAACTTTGTTTCCTCTGGTTTCAGCTGGTAGACAGCAGGAGGTCCTGGACTGATCAGAACACTTTTGGAGATGATGTTCTTGTATTTTGAAGAGGCGTTCATGAGCCTGTGGAAAAGGGTCAGAATTTACTAATTCAAACTTTAGATTTCTGACCCTTCTGTTCGTGTACAGTTCAGATGTGATTTTcctaaaaacagacaaaaatctaaaactaaataacttctttttctctttactgATTTAAATGTTCTCTCTGGACACTCTGGAGAGAACGCCTGAGTCATGTGACCATAATCATTCTCATTAACAACTGACTATGTGACTTTTCTTAGATCGTTGTGGAAGCTCAATAATTATATCAATGAATAAATGTCAGTTATAATCAGGAGTGATGTTGATGATTCAGCACAAAAAATGTGCATCtggaacagaaaataaagacaaactaAACATAATTTAATTGCATGGAACTTTTTACTTTAATCCAACAACAATAAATAACTATGAATCAAATTAGAtctgttattgtttttgtttgtttttaaggatACATGTAATTCCTTCACTGCAATAATCTGATCTATATTTCTCACTTTATAACAGATAATCTGACTAAACCTCTCTTAGTCGCTGTACATGCCAAACTTATTACTGGAAGCAGATTTCAGGTTTatgctgcatttgggtccatccAACTTCACCCactgattattttcattttgctttcacagcagctgtaacagcatCAAATATGAGAGTATTTAATAAGAATATTAACTGACACAAAAACAGCCTCAGTTCTGAGGGTTTAGACAGAAACTCCTAGAACATCTACACCGTAGCTCAGTGCTTATTCAGTGTGTGTGGATCAtttgtgttgatggagaagaaaggtgcaGATATTGATTCAGCTGCTACATATGAACTGAAGTGTTtttactttagtttagtttagtttagtttagtttagtttagtttagtttagtttagtttagtttagtttagtcagGGATCAGCTGACAGTTACCTCAGAAACAGGAAATTCCAGCATctgaacaggaagtaaaaccagCTTCAGCCAATAGTTTAAGTTCTTTGCATTTAATTTGAACCTTTGAGTTAATTTATTTCTAATGggtatttttttgttgtagtGTCTTAATGTAAATAATCACTGTATTAAAATGTgagataaaacaggaagtctgtGTAATTATTACACTTACATCGCCATGGTGATGACTGAGATCCCCACAGTGTCAGGGCCGTCCGGTCTCTGGactaaaaaagataaaaacagagaTTTTAAAGGCAGGTTCGCTTCATCTGATTTATCATGTTTATCACTCAGATGCTGTGAAACAGAAAGTCCTACTGCCTTTTTGGGAAATCTTGCTGCTCACACTGatttagtaaataaaataaaatcaatttttttttctttcagcactgAGTCAAAGTTGAGCTCCTGACCCGAGCGTTTAAAAAGATCTCACCTTCAGGAAGCTCTGTAATCCTGAGGAGGCAGAAACAGCAGAGGGTTCAGCTGTCAGAGGAGTGGGTTAATGtgtctgctttttctttatggGGGGAGGAGCTTATTTTGGTTCAATCAATCAGCTGTGAGCTGGTGAATGATAGATCTGCTCCTGTGAGCAGTACTGAGTGTTTGTATTGGCTGGTAGTGATGATGACACCAAAAAGATGAAGGCTGGTCATATTTCTTACATCAGATCAGTGATAATTTACAACATTTTCATGGTGATTTATATGTTTTAAATGCTTCTAAAATGgtataaatgtaaacattttataTACAGACGAACATATGAAAAtccttttaaaaacactgacagtATTGTGTAATGTTGAACATTGAGTTACTGAATATGTTGGTTTAACAGCTCCCTGCTAACATataacaaaatgaatgaatatatattttttgtacaGACACACCAGCTTCACTCTCCAAATTTAAGTGTAAGatgtaaaaataatgaaaataattattagCTGAATTTGTGCTCAGTACTCAGCTCAGACAAACACATACATGAACATCTGTAATGGTACAGAACATCTGGGATGTTGGTCTGTTGATGCTTGTTTTTTCTCTCGTCCTTCCATCACTCCTCAGCTGGTCACAGCAGGTGGTCCTGATCCTGATCCTGTTGGTCTGTTCTTGTTAAACACGAGTTCTTCCTCCTCCCTTTCAGCAGTTGCAGCTCATAGGTGATTGTCTGGTTTTTGAGGTTCCCTTTGTAAAACTGTCCTTACCTGAAAATATCAAAACCTTGAGATGATGTTTATTATAGTGAAACATCACTTTATAAAGAGAGGCTGAATATTTTTACACCCCTATCTGCTGGTTAATCTATTAAGACTCTGTTCTTGGTTATAGACTGAAACTGGATCTCCAAAGCTGCTGTTACTGTGTTTGAGTTTGATTCTCTCAGATATGAAACTGTGTCTGTTCATCTTCACAAATtaagaactggaaactgctgacaTGACATGTGTTTGGTCtgtttctgtgattttacagAACACTAAACCACCAGACAGGAAGTATGGAAGAGTTTCAGTGTAAACCTCTGGATTTCTCAGAAATCAGACCTGCATCAAATACTGAGATTTAGATTCAATCCTTATTCTGCATCTGCTGCTACACTGTACccacatatttaaatgttttgttatatttgtatTAAGGTGCAGCTGCCTCCtggtttatttttcatacactggggtaaataattatttgatgcctgctgaatttgtaagtttgctcacttacaaagaaatgaacagtctctcatttttatggtagtttccttttttatggagagagacagaatatagATCACAAATAGATTttcatgtcattgagtgaaataagaaTTTGATCTCCAACAACCAGCCAGAACTCTGGCTCCCACAGACTGGCTGTGTGCCCATGAAGCACACAGATTACAGTCAACCAATTACAGATActttgtggctgtttttctgTGAAGGCTACAGGATGACTTCACTGCACTGAGGGGCCATGGCCCGTAAAATCTGGACCAGTACcaccttccctcagccagaacataTCACCAAGGCAGCAGAGGAGGGGccaaagaagaagcacattaaggtcgtGGGGTCTCCAGACCTGAGTCTGGCAGCCAGATGAATCCCTCCTGAGaagtgtgcaaacctggtgaccgaCAGGAAACGTCTCACCGCTGTGCCCCCCCAACAAAGGTTCCTCTACCAAGTTCTAAGTCATATTTTACTCAAGGATAAAATACTTATTTGACTCAGTGACATCCAAAtccatttataacttttatgtaatgtattTTTCTGGATTTGTGGTTGATTTTATGTCtctgcattaaaatgaaattaccaTAAACATCatagactgttcatttctttgtaactgAGCAGAcaggatcaaataattatttcctccaCTGTAAGTGTGAACTTTGGCTGCATCTGGGTCCCATTGATCACTGCACATTGACAAAGTCTGTCTGACACACTGTCTCCCTGTGTCAGTCACAGTCTCTACATTTAATGTCCGTGCCCCTTCTTTGGCCAACAGCACTGCAGGTGGTGGTTGTTCAGTCGGCCCTGACAGATCCAAGAGGAACATCTCATGTTTAAATGTCTGATTTGCAATTTGAAACAtagcctcctgagacctgagctcctgtttgtgataataatttctcctagatatctgtgattagatggactcaatatgtatataaactaagcttctTCTTTGAAtgggaagttgtattttgttgcatggttgttacatacttttgtaaaaataaaaaaaaaatgtcctcagatggGGACAGTGAGTTTATTTTAAAGTataacacaacaaagtcaaCATGGCAAAGTGTAAAGCACTCTTCACAGAGTGACGTAggaggtgcagcaaagccaaaaatgtaatgtccccaaaTGTGGATGCAGAGACTCAGGAGGATATCATCAAAACAGCTTACAAGACTAGTGGAGGGGAGTGAACTTCATTTGAATGCACTAAATGCCAGCGTCcagtttgtcctgtctctccccctcagcagatgaccccccctccctgagcctggctctgctggaggtttcttcctgttaaagggagtttttccttcccactgccacCAAATGTGTGAGTTTTCTGCAGTtattctggtttcctcccacagtccaaagacatgcagttagtggggttaggctaactggtcactctaaattgcccatagatgggaatggttgtctgtctctttgtgttagccctgtgacagactggtgacctgtacagtgtgcaccctgcctctcattTATCAGAAAGTCTGCCAGTTCTGCAATTTGAGGTCAGACAGAAACTGAATGAAATTCTAAAATTTCTTGCCTGTCATTTACTTCCTATTATAACATCTGTGAAATCACCCAATAAAGCAGAAACAGACACTGAACACGTTTCATGTCAGCACTTTTCACAAGTTGTTTCATTATTTGTGAAGATAAAGAGACACAATTTAATCAAAAATGAAGAGGAACCAGGCACCAGCAGTCATGAGCCTGGGAATGAACAGCAGAGAGCCCCTGAACAGGTCACAGGGCTCAGAGAGAGCTCTCACATCCAACTCCACACTTCACCATAGcctgcttccttcctgtgatGGCATTCTTGGcgtctccacccctcccccacccgccacctctacagttagtctcactgctgaccaggtgagaagacaacttaagagactccacaaaaacaaggctgcaggccctgacggggtctcccccagggtgcttaaagcctgtgccacccagctttgtggagtactgcaccatgtcttcaatatgagcctggatcttcagagggtccctgtgatgtggaagacatcttgcatcgttccggtcccgaagatgacgcgacccagtgacgtcaaggattacaggccagtggcactgacttcccacataatgaagaccatggagaggctcgtcctggatcagctccggcccatggtccagtcatttctggaccccctccagttcgcctaccagccccgcctgggagttgaggacgccattatctacctgctaaaccgagtctacgctcacctggataagccggccagcactgtgagggtcatgttctttgacttctcaagtgcattcaacaccattcagcctgctcttctgggtgataagttgacagcgatgcaggtagatgtcccccttgtgtcctggattgttgactacctgactggcagaccacagtatgtacggctgcagcactgtgtgtctgacagagtagttagcaacactggagccccacaagggactgtcctctctcccttcctcttcaccctctacaccacagacttcagctactgctcagagacctgccatcttcaaaagttttctgatgactctgcaatagttggatgtatcagcaggggtgatgaggatgagtacaggaggacagtgaaggactttgtcacatggtgcaagcggaaccatctagagctcaacgtgacaaagacaaaggaactggtggtggacttgaggaaagacaaggcaccggtggcccctatgtccatcggaggggtcagtgtggacaccgttgaggactacaaatatctgggagtacacattgacaacaaactggactgggctaagaacactgatgccctatacaggaagggccaaagtcgtctctattttctgagacgcctgaggtccttcaacatctgccggactatgctcaggatcttctatgagtctgtggtggcgagtgccatcctctatgctgttgcatgctggggcagcagactgagggcggcagacgccaacagactcaataaactgatccacaaagccagtgatgtggtgggagtggagctggattcgcttatggcagtgtcggagaggaggatgctgtcgaagctgcaggccattatgaacaatggctcccacccactctacaacacagtgatgggacacaggagcacattcagtgcaagactcatcccaccaaaatgcaccacagagcgccacaggaggtcatttctacctgtggccatcagactctataactcctcccttaataggtgacattgtggttcatcagtgtcattcatttatcagtattcatttgtacaaaaattgtttaaatttccatatacattgtacatacactatatacattgtacattgtacatacacttatacattgtacaaaaaaggactgtgcatatatatataatgacacctatttaaaatttttgcactcacaattttcatatgtgtatagatttagatgtgtatatagtcaaaatatctctttagtctttatacttttatgcctttagtgtatgttattgtgttttaggtttactcgtttaaatgaaacggttgcagctgtaacaatagtaatttccctttgggatcaataaagtattctgactgactgactgactgaactCAGACTGACCCGTTAACCTGACTGTGCCTTCGAGCTGTGTGAGGACACTGGAACACCTTAGTTACAACAATCTGGATGTGATGGGGAGGGGCCGTTCTGCCTGTGAAACCACTTGCTCTTGGGGCAGTTGTTTACTCCATAAGATGGAAGATGGAGTATCTTTCTCAGGGCGACGGGTGAATTCTGGGCGAGCCACGAAACAGGAATCAGAGCAGTAGGTCAGCTGGAGCCTCAGGTTTAAGAACAACAGAAAACTGGTAAAGAGAAACTATGAGGAGCCTTTTTCCCCCAACAGGGATGAAGAATAACTGTTGCCATCCAGCCTTCAATACAGCCATGATGAGGAAACAGCTGTGGAAGATAACCTGAGTCCAAACTCCCCCCAAGGCAGAACCCTCTGCTGAAACCAGAGGAGTGAAACAGCATAACACCTCAATTTGTACAATAATCTCAAAAAAACTGCTGGCCTTTAACCTTTACTTCGAAGAATGACCTACAAAGGGAACGTCCACAATTTAGGCTTTGAATACAGGATACACAGCAGGGGCAAAGCAAAGTCAGCCAAATAATAAGAATCACACAATCAAATCACCTGAATGATCGACTCTCTGCTAATGCTGACTCCTGGTTCTGGTCTTAAGATCaatgagagagaagaggaagtatCCTGGGCCTGAGATGCAGCTCATGCCTGATGAAGTCCACATGGGGAAGCAGTGACTCACAGGGCTGTCAGCTTCCTCACTTTATTACATCTTTGGACTTTTTCTCCATAAGCTCCAGACTCTGATCCTGGATCTGACTATTAGACCCcgtttacacatttacacttcataacaacaataattagcAATCATTTCCCTGTTTCTTTATCAGTCACATCTCTGTGGAGGGATCTTGGCCTCCTCTTCTTCTAAATTCAGTCAATTTAACTTAAACGTTCTCATGAAAATCTGACAAATCTGAGCagaatgatttaataaataaatctaatgGTATTGAAAGCATAAGAAGTTATCCTATCATCAAAAACtaaaatgtcatttattaataatttatacagAGCTTCAAACTGAAGAGCAAACGATCCATGTGATTTATAGAGCTATTTATAGATATATGGATGTATTTATTACTGAGCTTAGTTCATTTTTGTACAATAAAGAAAAGTCGATGACAGATTATCTGTAATTCATAGACGAGGACTCAGATCAGAGAACAAGAAACAGACAAACTTAATAATCATTCTTGAGTAAATACaagtcattgtgtgtgtgtgtgtgtgtgtgtgtgtgtgtgtgtgtgtgtgtgtgtgtgtgtgtgtgtgtgtgtgttctctgtaTCTggcatcaccatggtaactgcaATATCAGGCAAACTGTTCCAGATGATCTGAGGGGCGGAGCTGGATCAGAGTTCGTAAGGATGTCAAAAAAAGActttgaggtcaaaggtcatccaGAGAGGTTCAGTTACAGTTAAAAATGAATTCTTCCTGATGGTTCCTACGTCGTTCATATGGTAACTACACTTTTACACACTAAGATGGTGTTATCAGCTCCAGGCTGTGGTACAGCTGCACTCTCACTGAGAGCAGTTTGGActgcagacccccccccccccccccccccccccccccccacacacacacacacacagataagagCTGTTCTAATATTTTGCCCACAGCACATCTTTCTGACCTTTACATGGCTGCAGACCTTACAGACAGATGTTACAGAGATCCTGTTACAGAGCAGAGCTGAGGAGAGCTGTCACACAGGAAAATGATTACTTATAGCAGACTGATAGGAAACGCCTGCTGCTGCAATAAAGTAAGAAACCCAGACGTCATTCAGATAAGTAAGAGGTTAATAATTGAACAATTCCAGTGGGAAGGGTGGCTAATCATACTGTGATTACACTAAAGGTCAATAaacagggtacacctgtacaggtcaccagcctgtcacagggccaacacagagagacagacaacatccacattcacacctatggacaaatTAGAGTGACTAATTAACATAACcccattaactgcatgtctttggactgtgggaggaaacccacacagacacggggagaacacgcaCACTCCACAGCTGGAGATGTTTGTGTTGAACGTGTCAGACTGACAGCCTCCATCCAAAACCTGCAAGACAGAATCAAACTGACTGAACCGAAACAGGGAGAAATCCAACAGTTTCAACAGTAAACCCAGAGAAGAACAAGTTCACTGCTGAAACTGATCAGGTAAAGAGAAAAGATCTATAATATGGACGGAggctctcagtgtttttctgaagcagctgtctgctgcacAGTCTGTGAGGACAGCTGTCACTATCCTGGATGCTCAGCGGCCTGCGACCCTGAAAGCTGTGAGGTCATGAAAGGAGACTACTGCACTTCATGTACTGATATAAGAACAAAGGGAAACTTTTAAACCATCTGGATAAAGTAATGGATACTCTAAACACAGAGAAGTCACAGGTACTGGATGAATCCTTCCAACATGCTGTCAGACTGGAGCAGAACGTTGCTTCAGTGTCCACTATTGTCCACTATTGTCCACTTGGACTTCCTGATTAAGAAGATGAAGGAGGAAGGAGGCGGTGGGGTTACCAGTTTCCCCATATTTGAGAGCCACTTAAATTGTTGCCTAAAATTGAAGGTAGGTCCATAAATAAACATCATTTTTATAATTCTGGCTCTGTACAGCAGCACCATATTTAGGTTAAATAATCCATATATGATTGAGCTGCAGACTTCAGCTTTTATTGAAGGGGTGAACAGAGGCTCAGTGCAGAGAGCCAGCTTCAGCTggatctgctgctgtgtgggtCACTAATGTCACTGCTGTCTCTGACCTACAGTTTCTCTCTCCTGCATTTTGTCCTGTCAGGCTGCAGTTgaataattgtatttttaaaaaaaatcaaatgtagaATTatgattcagcttcatctggtaAAAAAAGTTggataaatgatgacagcagacatcatGACAGaggttatatatttatatgaacATTTTGTTCTGTGCATGAAGATGACAGAGTGGACTGAGCTCATTAAAACGACtcttctgtttttaaagataaacatcAGTCAGCAGGTTTATGTTCCTCGGTCCtctggattaaaatggaggcccagctttatttacctgttgccatggtgaatcctggtttCAGAGATCCATTATGATGGATCTTAATGATTTTTCTtatgcacacacataacatAATCAACTTAGTTAAACGTGGTTCCTGGAGTTTAAATTGCCCTGTTATAAAATAGATTGTCATAAAACTTGATAGATTTGTGTCCAATCAGGGATCTCTCTGGCTTTATTCTTCTAATCTTCTCACAGTCAGTTCTCTGCACCGTCCTGAATGCAGAATGATCTGAGGTCTGATTTCATCTTTACAAACTCCTCAGCAGCCTTCTGATACTGCTCAGGTATTTCTGTGTTACAGGGTACAGGTGTGGATGTTCTGAGCTCTGCAATGATGGAGAACAGCTCCAGTATTTTCATTTCCAGTCTGATGAACTTTAAGGCCTCAGATCCGACTGAAACTACACGAAGATTTCCACACACACTCTTTACACTCTCCAGACTGTTACTCAGAGGTGTGATGATCGTTCTGAACTCTTCCATTAATCTCTTTATTTTGGGGGCATTTTTCATTTCTATTATactttgttttataaagaaagCGCCAGCAGCAATAATTCCAAGGAGACTTAATATTGCACCTACAGCTATGCTCAAACCTGGAATTAAACCAATATCAGATACAGAAAATTTAAGTCCAGCTGCAGCAATTAAGATTCCGAGACCGATGAGTATCATTGATTTCTTCTGACTCTGTTGAACATGAGCAGAGATCTCCTGAAGCTCGGCCACGATCGCTCTCATCcttttttctctgctgtcacaCAGGACGATGAATGAAGCAGCttgttgagagagagagagcagtacATCAGAAATCTTATGATGACGTCTCCAGCTCTGTGTTAATGATCCCATTTCCATAAAGTCTCCGGGAAACTGAATGCGTGAAAGACTCTGCTGATGTCCAGCTGAATGATTCTGTGAGTGAAAAATCATCAGTCAGCAGCCTGTTTGAACCAAGTTTAACTGGTTAATGACCTTTACTGACCTTTACTGACCTTTAGCTGAAGGATTCTTCTTGAACTCGCTGTTCTTTGCCTGGTTGCTgcagaagctcacagactgaATCCATCACAATCATTCAAAGTAAGAGGCAAACATGTGCTTCTCCtgcctgaatgactgcactgtGTGAGACACAGCTTGGTGCTGTGAAATCATGTGATCAGACTCAGGGTGTGTCTGCCACTCAATGCTCAGCTTTTCTCATGATTTCCATtccagtgctttgtgtttatcTTTTGGAGATAAGACgtacagcagtttcatgatcagAAACTGATGTCACCATCTAGGAGGTTCATCTCTAACATGCAAACAACTGCATGGATTTATATGAACATGAGGGTTCAAGCTTCTTGTCTCTGATTTGCAGTTAACTTAAATACTCACCCAACAAAATCTTAACCCTCAAAGGAGTTTATATGAAATAAATGATGACCTTTGTAAACACTTACAGGTTTGTGGTTTTTCCCGTTTCTTTCtcaccctcatttctttctctttctctctgctctcagGTGTGCTGGTGGTTCCCATGACCCCACCCACAGGTGGAGTTGGCATTTTCACATCAGACTGTTGACTCATGTCTGCTTTTTTCAAGTCTGCTTTTTCACTTCTGTCCTGACTGCACCTGAAGGACTGTTGCACAGAATGAAGAGTGACAACTGAGCGCGCTCAATGCCAGTCCTCTCAA
The sequence above is drawn from the Archocentrus centrarchus isolate MPI-CPG fArcCen1 unplaced genomic scaffold, fArcCen1 scaffold_30_ctg1, whole genome shotgun sequence genome and encodes:
- the LOC115776292 gene encoding uncharacterized protein LOC115776292, yielding MAMLMNASSKYKNIISKSVLISPGPPAVYQLKPEETKFGTLTRMTVGEKNLNKTNKTIVLVGESGAGKSTLINALFNYSMGVKWKDKVWFEIVKKENRSQSESQTSDVIVYEIFGFEAKNVPSLPYSLTIIDTPGYGDTRGLEHDDIISHRLLDLFRSEDGVHEVHAVGLVIKASDNRLSDRLTYVFDSVMSLFGNDLEKSIVALVTHSHGINPRNVLQALEAAKIKCAKNEKNQPVHFLFNNLQDEDRSQHKDHLKDSAQISEGGMKEFTAFLKKTAPQKLKITVEVLNDRIRLTACIQNLRERIELTELKQTEIQQTQSALRKHEDEMKKNEEFTVEVDEVYKEKEAIGGGMWLFWYGGATCCTVCEENCHYPGCTLTWKPEDCEVMEDGRCTSCTRKCPASKHVKEKWRYVTKTRKVRKTLEEMKLKYETNKTESEKKLSLLENVENELKQLTAERSELLDESYQHVTSLEQIALKADSVSTIVHLDFLIEKMKEEGDTEKVQKLEEMRSRVDEGTRAALHYLSVKQQELEDKLKL